GGTCAACATCCTGGCCAAGAACCTGATCGTCTTCGCCCTGGCTGTGACGGCCTACTGGTTCATCGGCTACAAGATCATGTACAACGCCGACTGGGTGATTCCCGGTTGGTTCAAGTTCGGCGGCATCTTCTTCGATCCCACCGTCACCCCTGAGATGGTGACCGATGCGGCTTTGGTTCCCAGCATTGACTTCCTCTTCCAGGCCGCTTCGTGGGCACGGCTGCCACGATCGTTTCCGGTCTGGTGGCCGAGCGCATCAAGTTCGGCGAGTTCGTGATCTTCTCACTGGTGCTCTGCGGCATCCTCTACCCGATCTCCGGCTCCTGGCAGTGGAACTTTCCCGACGATGCCGGTGTGGGTGGTGGCTGGCTGGCCACTCTCGGCTTCATTGATTTCGCCGGCTCCACGGTGGTGCACTCCTTCGGTGCCTGGGCCGGTCTGATCGGCGCCATGCTGCTCGGACCGCGGATCGGCAAGTTCGTCGAAGGCAAGCCCCAGGCCATTCCCGGTCACAACCTCTCCATCGCCACCCTGGGCTGCCTGATCCTCTGGATCGGCTGGTACGGCTTCAACCCCGGTTCCGTGCTGGCGATGAACGAAACCGTTCCCTATGTGGCCGTCACCACCACCCTGGGCGCAGCCGGTGGTGGCATCGCCGCCACCCTGATGAGCCAGTTCACCGGAGGCAAGCCCGACCTCACCATGACCATCAACGGCATCTTGGCCGGCCTGGTGGCGGTGACCGCCGGTTGCGACGGTTTTTCGATGCCCGCGGCCTGGGTTGTGGGATTCATCGGCGGGGTGCTCGTTGTGCTCTCCGTGGCCTTCATCGATGGCCTCAAGATCGATGATCCGGTGGGCGCCTTCTCCGTGCACGGCACCTGCGGCATCTGGGGCACCCTGGCCGTCGGCCTGTTCAACATGGACAAGGGTCTCCTCACCGGCAACGGTCCCGCCCAGCTGGGCATCCAGATCGTCGGCATCCTGGCCTTTGCCGTCTTCGCGATCGTGGCCTCGCTGATCACCTGGTCGATCATCGGCGCCATCTTCGGTGGCATTCGTGTGACCGAGAAGGAAGAGATCGAGGGCCTGGACATCGGCGAGCATGGGATGGAGGCCTATCCCGACTTCGCCGCCAGCGCCAAGTAGGACGCTTCCCAACCCTGTTCTGGGCCCATTCCCCATCACGGGGTGATGGGCCTCCCATCCGGTGCTGCGAGTCCAGCAGTTTCCGGATCCTGAGCCCACGGTCCGCCGTGGGCTTTTTGCTGCCTACGCTGCCCAGGACCCCGATGGCGCCCCGGGCAGGATGCCGGTGGTCGCTGTTCTGATGCTGTTCCGATGACCGACTGCTTCGATCTGATCGTGCTGGGTGCCGGTTCCGGCGGGCTCGCCGCCGCCAAGCGGGCAGCTTCCTACGGAGCCCGGGTGGCGATCGTGGAGGGGGATCGGGTGGGCGGCACCTGCGTGATCCGCGGCTGTGTGCCCAAGAAACTGCTGGTCTACGGCTCCGCCTACAGCCACCTGCTCGATGACGCCGCCAGCTTCGGCTGGTCGGTGGACGCCATCCGCTGCGAGCCTTCCCGGCTTCTGGCCAATGTGCGTGCCGAGGTGGATCGCCTCAATCAGTTGCACATCGGCTTCCTGGAGAAGGCCGGCGTGGAGCTGGTGCGGGGGTGGGGGAGCTTCTCGGGGCCTGAGAGCGTGATGGTGAAGGCAGCCGATGGTTCCAGCCGGGAGCTGCGGGCCCCCCGCATCCTGATCGCCGTGGGGGGCCGGCCCCACCGCCCCGCCATCCTGGGCGCCGATCTGGCCTGGGTGAGCGACGACATGTTCCTGCTGGAACGGTTGCCGGAGCATGTGGTGGTGGTGGGCGGCGGCTTCATCGCCTGCGAGTTCGCCTGCATCCTCCATGGGCTCGGCGTGGCCGTCACCCAGTTGGTGCGGGGCGATCATCTGCTGCGCGGCTTTGATCGCGAGGCCAGCCGCGCGGTTCAGGAGGCCATGCAGGAGAAGGGCATCGACCTGCGCTTCGCCCATACCCCGGCGGCCATCACCGGCGACTGCGCTCCCGGGGAACTGACGCTCACCACCCAGAGCGGGGAGCAGATCACCTGCGGCGGCGTGCTGCTGGCCACCGGGCGCAAGCCCTTCCTCGGTGGGCTCAACCTCGAGGCTGCGGGGGTGGCCGTGGAGGGGGATGCCATCCCGGTGGACGCCGATCAACGCACCAACGTGCCCCACATCTATGCCGTGGGCGATGTCACCGATCAGGTGAACCTCACACCGGTGGCGGTGGATGAGGGTCGCGCCTTCGCCGACACGGTGTACGGGCACCGGCCGAGGCAGGTGGACCACGACCTGGTGGCCAGCGCTGTGTTTTCCCAGCCCGAACTGGCGGGGGTGGGTCTCACTGAGGAGCAGGCCATCGCCCGCCACGGCGCGGAAGCCATCCGGGTCCACCGGGCCCGGTTCCGCCCGATGAGCCAGGCCCTGCCTGGCCGGGGCCCGCGCGTGCTGCTCAAGCTGATCGTGGAGATCGCTTCGGACCGCGTGCTTGGCTGCCACATGGTGGGCGAACACGCCGCCGAGATCATTCAGATGGCGGCGATCGCCATCGGGATGGGAGCCACCAAGGCTGATTTCGACCGCACCATGGCCCTGCACCCCTCGGTGGCCGAGGAGTTCGTGACCATGCCGAACTAGGGGCCCCCTAGGGGGCTTTTATGCCCCACTGGGCCCGGAGCCCGGGGTTGCTCAGCTCCCAGGCATGTTCCGCCGCCGCAACGGTGTGGGAGTGGCGGCTGGGCACCAGGCCCCGCTGGCGGAAGAGCTCCTCCAGCTGGATTGCGTACTGGCTGGCCTGGGCGATCAGCAGCTCGAGATGGGTGCTGCCGCCGCTGGCTTCGAGCATGGTGGGATTGAAGCGGCACTGCTCCAGGTCTTCCCGGTGCCGCTCCAGCCAGGCCCACTCGTACTGGAGCATGGCATCGGTGCACCGTTCCAGCTCGTCCTGGAACAGGACCTGTGGGGCGTGGTCCGTCGTGGGGCTCTGCCGGCTGGCGAGTCGCTGCATGATGTCGCGCAGATGACTCATGAACCCGGTTGCGGCGCTGCTGGCATTGTTGCCTGGCCTCAGGCCCCCTGGTTGCTGAAGCCCATCATCGTGGCTTTCACGTGGGCCAGGGCGGTGCCTTCGAGAAACTGCTGATCCAGCAGCAACAGCGCCGCGGCATTGTCCCCCGCCAGCCTGAGGCGTTTGCGCACGAACCGGGCCTCGGCCTCCTCCTTGATCTGTTCCTCCACGAACCAGTCGAGCATCGCCGCGGCACTGCGCTCGGCGCGCTCATCGGCGAGGCTGTAGAGCTGGTTGATCGAGGCGGTCACCTCCTTCTCCATCTCGTAGACCCGGTCGAACAGCTGCTGAACCGAATCCCAGTGGCGCGGAGGGGCCTGAATGGTGGGAAGGATCACCTCGTCATCGCAGTCCACCAGGTAGGCGATCATCCGGGCCGCATGGGTCCGCTCCTCATCGCTCTTGGCGTGCATGTACTGCGAGAAGCCCGCCAGATCCCTCTCCCGCAGCCAGATCGACATGGCCAGGTAGGTGTGGCTGGCCTGGAATTCCGATTCCAGATGCCGGTTGATGGCTTGGGTGAGCTGATTCACAGGGGTCCGGGATCCTGGCGGTGGAGTCTCTTCAGGCTATGGATGGGGGAGGCTGCCGGCACCCGGCGTCCGGGCAAGGGAGCCCCCAGCGCGGGGAGATCCAGTTGCTGCTGCGCCCAGTGGGCGGCGAGGGCGGCCAGCAGGCTGAGGCGGTTGCCGTGAACACGAAGCACGGGGGGTCGGGCGGCTCGCTCCAGCCTGCTGCCGCTGTGCTGACCTGGGGCTGATCGATGCGACGGGGGCGGGCAGCCAATGGCACAGATGCATGCATCGGGGGTGCGCGGCCGCCAGGGGGGAGGATGGGCTCCAGCAGTTGCCTGCCATGCCCTGCCTGCTCGCCATCCAGCACCTCGACCGCGAGGGGCCGGGCCTGTTCGCCGAGGCCGCCGCCGCCCGGGGCTGGGAGCTGCGGGTGTCGCGCCCTGACCGTGGTGATCCGTTGCCCGATCCGGGCGCCGGCGATGTGCTGCTGGTGCTGGGTGGACCGATGGGGGTAGCCCAGATCGGCGATCCCGCCTATCCCTGGCTTGCGGCGGAAGTGGAGCTGCTGCGCCGCGTGCTGGAACGCCGCCATCCGGTGGTTGGCATCTGCCTGGGAGCGCAGCTGCTGGTGCATGCCGCCGGTGGGGTTGTGGAACCCCTCAGTGCCGGTGAGCCGCCGGTGGCGATCCGCGAGGTGGGCTGGGGGGCGGTGTCCTTCACCGTGGCTCTGAGCAGGAACCGCTGGTCCGCGGTCTCGATCCGAGTGAGGTGATGCTGCACTGGCATGGCGACCGGGTGCGCCTGCCATCCACGGCCCAGTTGCTCGCTTCGACCCTGCTCTGCCCGGAGCAGATCTTCCGCTTGGGGCCGCGGGCCTATGGCCTGCAGTGCCATGTGGAAGTGCTGCCCGGCGATCTGGATCGCTGGCTCCTTGAGGATGGCGCCTATGTGGAGGCGGCCCTCGGCCCCGGCGGGGCCGAGCGGATCAGGCTCGAGGCCCACCACTGGGGGGAGCGTTGTCGCCGCCAGGGGCGCCGCCTGATCGACAACCTGCTTGATCGTCTGGCCCCAGGGACCTAGGCCAGGGGGATCCGCGGCGAGCGGCGGGGCAGGCTGGGCCCGGCACTGGGCTGCAGCTGGCCGGGCAGCACGGCTGGATCCAGGGGGCTGAGGCTGTTGAGGCTGTAGGTGGTGTCGATCAGCTCCGAGCCGCCTGCGGGCAGCTCCAGCAGGGTGAGGGTCTGACCCTGGCTCTGGCTGCTCTGGAGCAGCCGCCGCGGACCGCTGCCCATCGCTCCCAGGCTCAGCAGGTTCAGCCTGCCGACGCGGCTGGGGAAATAGGCGTGATGGTGGCCGCTCACGTAGAGATTCACCTGCCCGTTCTCCAGCAGCTGCAGCACCTCGCCGGGGCGATGCAGCACCTCGCCGGGGCGGTCCCGGCCCTGGCTCACGGCGTAGAGCGGCAGATGGCCGATCACCAGACGCAGCCGGGCCTGCCGGGCCGCGGCACTGGCCAGTTGCTGCTGGGCCCAACGCCTCTGGTCGGCGCCGAGCGAGGCCGACGAGGCATCCAGCACCAGAATGAACACGTCCCCGTGCACCAGGCTGTAGCGGAAGGGGAAAGCGGCGCCGGCCTGCAGATTCAGCCCCAGCCGCGTGCGCTGGGCGGTCCAGAACCGCTCGGCCCGCTGCCGATCCAGTGCGAACAGGTAC
This sequence is a window from Cyanobium sp. PCC 7001. Protein-coding genes within it:
- a CDS encoding metallophosphoesterase, encoding MPPARRPLLRRQFLQLGAVGAAALAARSFDSRPVLSGPVAGTPGPMQAPLRLALISDLNSSYGSTSYVPQVQRGVDLLQSLAPDLVICAGDMVAGQKAGLDAGQLDAMWRSFGRQVLDPLLNRGIPFVPAMGNHDASSSQSQGRYLFALDRQRAERFWTAQRTRLGLNLQAGAAFPFRYSLVHGDVFILVLDASSASLGADQRRWAQQQLASAAARQARLRLVIGHLPLYAVSQGRDRPGEVLHRPGEVLQLLENGQVNLYVSGHHHAYFPSRVGRLNLLSLGAMGSGPRRLLQSSQSQGQTLTLLELPAGGSELIDTTYSLNSLSPLDPAVLPGQLQPSAGPSLPRRSPRIPLA
- the gorA gene encoding glutathione-disulfide reductase encodes the protein MTDCFDLIVLGAGSGGLAAAKRAASYGARVAIVEGDRVGGTCVIRGCVPKKLLVYGSAYSHLLDDAASFGWSVDAIRCEPSRLLANVRAEVDRLNQLHIGFLEKAGVELVRGWGSFSGPESVMVKAADGSSRELRAPRILIAVGGRPHRPAILGADLAWVSDDMFLLERLPEHVVVVGGGFIACEFACILHGLGVAVTQLVRGDHLLRGFDREASRAVQEAMQEKGIDLRFAHTPAAITGDCAPGELTLTTQSGEQITCGGVLLATGRKPFLGGLNLEAAGVAVEGDAIPVDADQRTNVPHIYAVGDVTDQVNLTPVAVDEGRAFADTVYGHRPRQVDHDLVASAVFSQPELAGVGLTEEQAIARHGAEAIRVHRARFRPMSQALPGRGPRVLLKLIVEIASDRVLGCHMVGEHAAEIIQMAAIAIGMGATKADFDRTMALHPSVAEEFVTMPN
- a CDS encoding ferritin; its protein translation is MNQLTQAINRHLESEFQASHTYLAMSIWLRERDLAGFSQYMHAKSDEERTHAARMIAYLVDCDDEVILPTIQAPPRHWDSVQQLFDRVYEMEKEVTASINQLYSLADERAERSAAAMLDWFVEEQIKEEAEARFVRKRLRLAGDNAAALLLLDQQFLEGTALAHVKATMMGFSNQGA
- a CDS encoding type 1 glutamine amidotransferase, coding for MPCLLAIQHLDREGPGLFAEAAAARGWELRVSRPDRGDPLPDPGAGDVLLVLGGPMGVAQIGDPAYPWLAAEVELLRRVLERRHPVVGICLGAQLLVHAAGGVVEPLSAGEPPVAIREVGWGAVSFTVALSRNRWSAVSIRVR